Genomic segment of Halopelagius inordinatus:
TGAGCGGTCGTCCGCACTTCGACTTCGAGGGGGCGTTCTCGCAGGACCGAATCGGGGACTTCACGAGCGACATGGCCCGACACTTCGCGTACTCGCTCTCGATGAACGCCGGTCTGACGCTCCACGCCGACGTTTCGGGCGTGAACGCCCACCACGAGGTCGAAGCGTTGTTCAAAGCGCTGGCTCGGTCTCTCGACGACGCGACGCGCGTTGACCCGCGCCGAAGCGACACGCCGAGCACCAAAGGAAAACTGTAGTCCGCCGGTCTAAAATCCCGATTCAGGGCTTTCTGAGCGTTCCGCCGTCGTCCGCGAGAACGCCGCGTTCGACGGCGTAGTCGATGATGTCGCGGACGTGGTCGTCGTCTAAATCGTACGCGCCCGAGGCGAGTTCTTCGACGTCCGTCCGGTCGACGGGGAACTCGCGGTTGTTCAACAGGCGCATCACCTTTCTGAACTGCGGCGGTTCCTCGCCCGCGGCGGCGTCGGCATCTGCGCTCTCTCCCCCGGCGTCGGTGCCGTCGCCCGCCGCCTCGCGTTCGCCCGCGCTTTCGGCGTCCGCCTCCCGAAGGGGTGACCCCGCCTCCTCGTCGGTGGCGTCTGCGATACCGGACGTTTCGGGGTCGGCCGTCCGACCGTGGTCGTCTCTCTCGCCGCCGGACGCCGGGTCAGACGCCTCCTCTGACAGTCCGCCGTTCGGGTCTCCGCCCGCCATCATCGGGGTGTTCGACCTCTGGGAGTCGGACCGCTCCGTCCGTCCGCGTTCGCTACGGCCGCGTTCGATGCAACCACGTTCGCCATCGCCGCTTTCGCCGTCTCCGCCGCTCTCGACGTCCAGACGGTCGAGAAGCGGTTCCACGACGGTTTCGAGCGTATCGAGACAGTCCGCACAGAGGGCGACCCGACGCTGTTGGCTCTCGGTGGGGGACAGTTGAGGCGGCAACACCTCGTAGACGCCGTCCGAGTCGGCGCCGCAGAAGTCACAGGAACGGAGTTGGCGCATGGGCATACCGGATATCTCGGCGTCGGCCGGATTAAAGCCCCCGCAGACCACGCGTCGTCGCGTCTCGGTGCCGCGGACGTGTACAGTTAAAGCCGTCCGCCGCAAACGTCGGACGACGGATGTTCGACGAAATCATGCAGAAGTTCGAGGGGAGTCCCAGCCAACAGGCGGTCATCCGCCTCCTCCTCGAACGGGGGTTCTCGGTCAACGACGAGGGGCGCGTCGTCTCCGGTGGCATCGAGATTCCGAACACCGGCATCGCTCGGGAGATAGACGTCGACCGGCGCGTCGTCGATTCGACGACGAGCGCGATTCTCGACGACGAGGAACTCAGACGAATCTTTCAGAACATCTCCTCGATCCCGAGTCTGATGGACCTCGCGCCGGTTTTGGACCTCTCGGTTCTCACCGTCGAAGTCGGCGACGCCGACGAACCCGGCATCGTCGCCGAGGTGACATCCAGAGTCGCGGCGCACGACATCTCCATCCGCCAGACGATAAGCGAAGACCCCGAGTTCACGGACGACCCGAGACTCTACCTCGTCACCGACGAACCCCTGCCGGGCGACCTGTTGAACGAACTCTCCGCGTTGGAGTTCGTCCGGAAGATAACCCTCGCGTGACGCCGATTTCCGCGGGCGTCGCACCGACGGTTTCGCACTCTCGATTGCCGGACGTACGAACCCTTTTGGCCGATGGCGGGCCTACACTCCGACATGACCGACGACGCCTACCGAACCGTCGCCGG
This window contains:
- a CDS encoding amino acid-binding protein, coding for MFDEIMQKFEGSPSQQAVIRLLLERGFSVNDEGRVVSGGIEIPNTGIAREIDVDRRVVDSTTSAILDDEELRRIFQNISSIPSLMDLAPVLDLSVLTVEVGDADEPGIVAEVTSRVAAHDISIRQTISEDPEFTDDPRLYLVTDEPLPGDLLNELSALEFVRKITLA